The Setaria italica strain Yugu1 chromosome IX, Setaria_italica_v2.0, whole genome shotgun sequence genome has a window encoding:
- the LOC101765533 gene encoding serine/threonine-protein kinase CBK1, producing MEYLPGGDMMTLLMRKDTLTEDEARFYVGETVLAIEAIHKHNYIHRDIKPDNLLLDKHGHLRLSDFGLCKPLDYSNFPDLNEKDVTPTKSSSTQGDGKQQSMPKRSQQEQLEHWQKNRRTLAYSTVGTPDYIAPEVLLKKGYGMECDWWSLGAIMYEMLVGYPPFYSDEPMTTCRKIVNWRTHLKFPEEASLTADAKDLISKLLCNVDQRIGTKGAEEIKEHPWFSEVEWDKLYEIEAAYLPQVTDELDTQNFEKFEESSDNVQCSAKAGPWRKMLSSKDLNFVGYTYKNFELVNDHDVPGMAELKKKEKAKRPSVKSLFDSPEGEDQDHQEQEQEQEQQHDEDAAEGSVRKPAEEPELTRSLSSGST from the exons ATGGAGTACCTCCCTGGAGGTGACATGATGACACTGCTCATGAGGAAAGACACATTGACTGAAGATGAGGCTAGGTTCTATGTTGGTGAGACAGTTCTTGCGATCGAAGCGATCCACAAGCACAACTACATCCACAG AGATATCAAGCCTGATAACCTGCTACTGGATAAGCATGGTCACTTGAGATTGTCAGATTTTGGGTTGTGCAAACCGCTAGACTATTCCAACTTCCCAGACCTGAATGAAAAGGATGTTACACCTACAAAATCATCATCGACGCAAGGGGATGGGAAACAACAGTCGATGCCAAAGCGCTCGCAGCAAGAACAGTTGGAGCACTGGCAAAAGAATAGAAGAACTTTG GCATATTCAACTGTTGGTACACCAGACTACATTGCTCCAGAAGTTCTTCTGAAGAAAGGGTATGGGATGGAGTGTGATTG GTGGTCTCTTGGTGCTATCATGTATGAGATGCTAGTGGGCTATCCTCCATTTTATTCAGATGAGCCCATGACAACTTGTAGAAAG ATAGTGAACTGGAGAACACATTTGAAATTTCCTGAAGAAGCGAGCCTAACAGCAGATGCAAAAGATCTTATAAGTAAACTACTATGCAATGTCGACCAACGCATCGGTACAAAAGGTGCAGAGGAAATAAAG GAACACCCCTGGTTTAGTGAAGTAGAATGGGACAAACTATACGAGATAGAAGCTGCGTATCTGCCTCAAGTCACAGATGAGTTGGACACCCAGAACTTTGAGAAATTTGAAGAG TCCTCAGATAATGTTCAGTGTTCAGCAAAGGCAGGCCCTTGGAGAAAG ATGCTTTCTTCAAAGGATTTGAATTTCGTGGGCTACACCTACAAGAACTTTGAACTTGTGAATGATCATGACGTCCCCGGCATGG CCGagctgaagaagaaggagaaggcaaAGAGACCAAGCGTCAAATCTCTCTTTG ATTCACCTGAAGGAGAGGATCAGGATCACCAGGAGCAGGAACAGGAGCAAGAGCAGCAACATGACGAAGACGCCGCCGAAGGAAGCGTGAGGAAACCGGCGGAGGAGCCAGAGCTGACCAGAAGCCTCAGCTCCGGGTCCACATGA